A single genomic interval of Nonomuraea rubra harbors:
- a CDS encoding ROK family transcriptional regulator — MPEEPANLREQALSLLASGKAVSRADLVEILQVAPSTVSSVVRRLLEDGTILEEGVGASTGGRRPRILRLREDGGVLAVAELGARHARVGLCSPSGALLTAEEFAVDIGAGPEAIFDQVAGAFDGVRSAHAPGRRLLAVGMALPGPVDFPHGRLVGPARMPGWSGYDVRSDLRERFQVTAVVDNDAKAAAIGEHVTRRDAGDMIYVKAGSGIGGCLVSGARIYRGGRGLSGDLTHVRVADSGERECSCGGSGCLETVASGAALARELAGRGLPVADIRDVIAATINADPAVVTLVRQAGRLLGVALSGLVNFLNPDSVVIGGALSSLDVYVAAVKGMLYERCLPPLTQSLSIEASIAGPDAALIGLGRLLRETADLRPS; from the coding sequence ATGCCGGAGGAGCCCGCCAATCTGCGTGAGCAGGCGTTGAGCCTGCTGGCCAGCGGTAAGGCCGTGTCACGCGCGGATCTGGTGGAGATCCTTCAGGTGGCTCCCTCCACCGTCTCCAGCGTGGTGCGGCGCCTGCTGGAGGACGGCACGATCCTGGAGGAGGGCGTGGGCGCCTCCACCGGCGGGCGCCGGCCCAGGATCCTGCGCCTGCGCGAGGACGGCGGCGTCCTCGCGGTGGCCGAGCTGGGCGCCCGCCACGCCCGCGTCGGCCTGTGCTCTCCCTCGGGAGCGCTGCTGACGGCCGAGGAGTTCGCCGTCGACATAGGAGCAGGCCCCGAGGCGATCTTCGACCAGGTCGCGGGGGCCTTCGACGGCGTAAGGTCCGCCCACGCGCCCGGCCGCCGGCTGCTCGCCGTCGGCATGGCGCTGCCCGGCCCGGTGGACTTCCCGCACGGCCGCCTCGTCGGCCCCGCCCGCATGCCGGGCTGGAGCGGCTACGACGTACGGAGCGACCTGCGCGAGCGGTTCCAGGTGACGGCCGTCGTCGACAACGACGCCAAGGCCGCCGCCATCGGCGAGCACGTCACCCGCCGCGACGCTGGCGACATGATCTACGTCAAGGCCGGCAGCGGCATCGGCGGCTGCCTGGTCAGCGGCGCCCGGATCTACCGCGGCGGGCGCGGCCTGAGCGGCGACCTGACCCACGTACGGGTGGCCGACAGCGGCGAGCGCGAGTGCTCCTGCGGCGGCAGCGGCTGCCTGGAGACCGTCGCCAGCGGCGCCGCGCTGGCCCGCGAGCTGGCCGGCCGCGGCCTGCCCGTGGCCGACATCCGCGACGTCATCGCCGCCACCATCAACGCCGACCCGGCCGTGGTCACCCTGGTACGCCAGGCCGGCCGGCTGCTCGGCGTCGCCCTGTCGGGCCTGGTCAACTTCCTCAACCCCGACAGCGTCGTCATCGGCGGCGCGCTGTCGAGCCTGGACGTCTACGTGGCGGCCGTCAAGGGCATGCTCTACGAGCGCTGCCTGCCGCCGCTGACCCAGTCGTTGTCCATCGAGGCGAGCATCGCCGGCCCCGACGCGGCCCTCATCGGACTGGGCCGGCTCCTCCGGGAGACGGCCGATCTCCGTCCCTCCTAG
- a CDS encoding peptide ABC transporter substrate-binding protein, which produces MGTRTRIVCGVVAIGLGLSACSGGAGGSAQQSGGGAQGTDTVTVAFRTPNWILPISAPGFTQGENDIFSTALYRKLYSYKLDGSSADNVDPERSLAEPPAVSDGGKTLTITLKDNTWSDGKPITTKDVQFWWDLVTANKDKWASYKPGGFPDNIDSFKVKDDKTFSLTTNKPYNTAWFVGNQLNRIVPLPQHAWDKGDAKQTFEELTAASKDPKSYASNPLWKTNSGPWKLQSYVPSGEVVLAKQDTYSGTDKPKLNKIVLRPFTGDDAEFNVLRAGQIDYGYIPPANLSQKGYLESKGYKVAPWYGWSITYLQLNFNNPKTGVLFKQPYLRQALQMLIDQPTISKVIWSGMAAPTCGPVPAKQGSPAGQGCAYPFDPAKAKQLLESHGWKVTPDGQTTCADPALCGEGIAKDTPLSFTVTSQSGFAATTKMFAEIKSAMAKVGVQLTIKEVPDSVAVTPACKPEESKCDWDLSFFGSQGSWYYPAFASGERLFQTDAPVNLGSYSNPEADKLIEKAQFSDDAAALQEYNDFLAKDLPVLWMPNPVYQISAYKSGLQGVEPQDPMNLMYFQDWSWKS; this is translated from the coding sequence ATGGGGACGAGAACCCGCATCGTGTGCGGCGTGGTGGCCATCGGGCTGGGTCTGAGCGCCTGCAGCGGAGGCGCCGGCGGCAGCGCGCAGCAGAGCGGCGGCGGCGCGCAGGGCACGGACACCGTGACCGTGGCCTTCCGCACGCCCAACTGGATCCTGCCGATCTCGGCACCCGGCTTCACCCAGGGCGAGAACGACATCTTCTCCACCGCCCTGTACCGCAAGCTGTACAGCTACAAGCTCGACGGATCCAGCGCCGACAACGTCGACCCCGAGCGCTCGCTGGCCGAGCCGCCCGCCGTCAGCGACGGCGGCAAGACGCTGACCATCACGCTCAAGGACAACACCTGGTCCGACGGCAAGCCGATCACCACCAAGGACGTGCAGTTCTGGTGGGACCTCGTCACCGCGAACAAGGACAAGTGGGCGTCCTACAAGCCCGGCGGCTTCCCCGACAACATCGACAGCTTCAAGGTCAAGGACGACAAGACCTTCTCCCTGACCACGAACAAGCCGTACAACACGGCCTGGTTCGTCGGCAACCAGCTCAACCGCATCGTCCCGCTGCCCCAGCACGCCTGGGACAAGGGTGACGCCAAGCAGACCTTCGAGGAGCTGACCGCCGCCTCCAAGGACCCCAAGTCGTACGCGAGCAACCCGCTGTGGAAGACCAACAGCGGCCCGTGGAAGCTGCAGAGCTACGTGCCCAGCGGCGAGGTCGTGCTGGCCAAGCAGGACACCTACTCGGGCACCGACAAGCCCAAGCTGAACAAGATCGTGCTGCGGCCGTTCACCGGCGACGACGCCGAGTTCAACGTGCTGCGCGCCGGGCAGATCGACTACGGCTACATCCCGCCGGCCAACCTGTCGCAGAAGGGCTACCTGGAGTCGAAGGGGTACAAGGTCGCCCCCTGGTACGGGTGGTCGATCACCTACCTCCAGCTGAACTTCAACAACCCCAAGACCGGGGTGCTGTTCAAGCAGCCGTACCTGCGCCAGGCGCTGCAGATGCTCATCGACCAGCCTACGATCAGCAAGGTCATCTGGTCCGGCATGGCCGCGCCCACCTGCGGCCCGGTGCCCGCCAAGCAGGGCTCGCCCGCCGGCCAGGGCTGCGCCTACCCGTTCGACCCGGCCAAGGCCAAGCAGCTGCTGGAGAGCCACGGCTGGAAGGTCACGCCCGACGGGCAGACCACCTGTGCCGACCCCGCCCTGTGCGGCGAGGGCATCGCCAAGGACACCCCGCTGAGCTTCACCGTCACCAGCCAGTCCGGCTTCGCCGCGACCACCAAGATGTTCGCCGAGATCAAGTCGGCGATGGCCAAGGTCGGCGTGCAGCTCACCATCAAGGAGGTGCCCGACTCCGTCGCGGTCACCCCGGCCTGCAAGCCGGAGGAGTCCAAGTGCGACTGGGACCTGTCGTTCTTCGGCTCGCAGGGCAGCTGGTACTACCCGGCCTTCGCCTCCGGTGAGCGCCTGTTCCAGACCGACGCCCCCGTCAACCTCGGCAGCTACAGCAACCCCGAGGCCGACAAGCTGATCGAGAAGGCGCAGTTCTCCGACGACGCCGCCGCCCTCCAGGAGTACAACGACTTCCTGGCCAAGGACCTGCCGGTGTTGTGGATGCCGAACCCCGTCTACCAGATCTCGGCGTACAAGTCGGGGCTGCAGGGCGTCGAGCCGCAGGACCCGATGAACCTGATGTACTTCCAAGACTGGTCCTGGAAGAGCTGA
- a CDS encoding ABC transporter permease: MTRYLLTRLGQALVIVILVTLITFVILHLLPGGAARAILGKEATLQQIAAFNHEMGYDRPLWQQYAMYLQRLVQGDLGYSFQLNQSVSEAIGQRLPKTMLLSLASTLLAVVVAVPLGVVQAVRRNRWPDYTINGLALLAYATPIFFMGLMMIILFSQVWPVLPPEAPQGFTMAEVLADPAGLVLPTLTLTILTVAVYSRYIRSSMVDNLNENYVRTARSKGLSEGRVIVGHTLRNGLFPVITLLGMYLPALFSGALVVERLFNYPGMGLLFWQAALKRDYPILLGVTLLISVATVLGALVADVLYAAVDPRVRLKAGRS, encoded by the coding sequence TTGACCCGGTACCTCCTCACCCGCCTCGGGCAGGCCCTGGTCATCGTGATCCTGGTGACGCTGATCACGTTCGTGATCCTGCACCTGCTGCCGGGAGGCGCGGCCAGGGCCATCCTGGGCAAGGAAGCGACGCTGCAGCAGATCGCCGCCTTCAACCACGAGATGGGGTACGACCGGCCGCTGTGGCAGCAGTACGCGATGTACCTGCAGCGGCTGGTCCAGGGCGACCTCGGCTACTCCTTCCAGCTCAACCAGTCGGTGTCCGAGGCCATCGGGCAGCGGCTGCCCAAGACCATGCTGCTGTCGCTGGCCTCGACGCTGCTGGCGGTCGTGGTGGCCGTCCCGCTGGGCGTGGTGCAGGCGGTGCGGCGCAACCGCTGGCCCGACTACACCATCAACGGGCTGGCGCTGCTGGCGTACGCCACGCCCATCTTCTTCATGGGTCTCATGATGATCATTCTGTTCTCGCAGGTGTGGCCGGTGCTGCCGCCCGAGGCCCCGCAGGGCTTCACGATGGCGGAGGTGCTGGCCGACCCGGCCGGGCTGGTGCTGCCCACGCTGACGCTGACGATCCTCACCGTCGCGGTCTACTCCCGCTACATCCGCTCGTCCATGGTCGACAACCTGAACGAGAACTACGTCCGCACGGCCCGCAGCAAGGGCCTGTCGGAGGGCCGGGTGATCGTCGGGCACACGCTGCGCAACGGCCTGTTCCCCGTCATCACCCTGCTCGGCATGTACCTGCCCGCGCTGTTCAGCGGCGCCCTGGTGGTCGAGCGGCTGTTCAACTACCCGGGCATGGGGCTGCTGTTCTGGCAGGCGGCGCTCAAGCGGGACTATCCGATCCTGCTCGGCGTCACGCTGCTGATCTCGGTGGCCACCGTGCTCGGCGCGCTGGTCGCGGACGTGCTCTACGCCGCGGTCGATCCGCGCGTACGACTCAAGGCAGGCCGTTCATGA
- a CDS encoding ABC transporter permease has protein sequence MTTQEEAQPVRGMWRQGLEVFCENRLALVGVGLFVVLAAFSFLGPLFYQTDQVHTDLTKVYLTPGTDGHPLGTDGVGYDQLGRLMLGGQTSIVVGLAAGLLATVVGTVWGAIAGFAGSWVDAVMMRVVDAMMSIPALFLFMLMASIVTPTVPMLIVIIGAFAWLGPARLVRGEALTLRTREYVLAMRGMGGTGGRAVRRHIIPNAIGTVIVNATFQVADAILYVAYLSFLGLGVPPPAANWGGMLSDGLSDTFSGHWWLLYPPGIAIILIVLAFNFIGDGLRDVFEVRLRRR, from the coding sequence ATGACCACTCAGGAAGAGGCGCAGCCCGTCCGCGGGATGTGGCGGCAGGGCCTGGAGGTCTTCTGCGAGAACCGGCTCGCCCTGGTCGGCGTGGGCCTGTTCGTGGTGCTGGCGGCCTTCTCCTTCCTCGGGCCGCTGTTCTACCAGACCGACCAGGTGCACACCGACCTGACCAAGGTCTACCTGACGCCCGGCACGGACGGGCACCCGCTCGGCACCGACGGCGTCGGCTACGACCAGCTCGGGCGGCTGATGCTGGGCGGCCAGACGTCCATCGTGGTGGGCCTGGCCGCCGGCCTGCTCGCCACCGTCGTGGGCACCGTGTGGGGCGCCATCGCCGGGTTCGCCGGGAGCTGGGTGGACGCGGTGATGATGCGGGTGGTCGACGCGATGATGTCGATCCCGGCGCTGTTCCTGTTCATGCTCATGGCCTCGATCGTGACGCCCACGGTGCCGATGCTCATCGTCATCATCGGCGCGTTCGCCTGGCTCGGCCCCGCGCGGCTGGTCCGCGGCGAGGCGCTGACGCTGCGCACCCGCGAGTACGTCCTGGCGATGCGCGGCATGGGCGGCACCGGCGGGCGCGCGGTGCGCAGGCACATCATCCCCAACGCCATCGGCACCGTGATCGTCAACGCCACCTTCCAGGTCGCCGACGCCATCCTGTACGTGGCCTACCTGTCGTTCCTCGGCCTGGGAGTGCCGCCACCCGCGGCGAACTGGGGCGGCATGCTGTCCGACGGCCTGTCGGACACCTTCAGCGGCCACTGGTGGCTGCTGTACCCGCCGGGCATCGCCATCATCCTCATCGTGCTCGCCTTCAACTTCATCGGCGACGGGCTGAGGGACGTCTTCGAGGTCCGCCTCCGGCGGCGCTAG
- a CDS encoding ABC transporter ATP-binding protein, whose product MEVPSEPLLRLRGLSTDIALRRGTVHALDHVDLEVHQGETLGIVGESGSGKTMTVLSVMGLLPTGGSVVGGEILFDGRDLRTMEAAELRRVRGVEMGMVFQDPLTSLNPTMRIGAQVAEPLRVHQGLSKAQARERAIEILRRVGMPRPDKIVDDYPHQLSGGMRQRVVIAMALIRSPRLLIADEPTTALDVTTQRQILELIDDLREEFKMAVILVTHDLGVIAGRADRVAVMYAGRVVETATTAELFRAPRHRYTEALMRALPESASEGRLYSIPGLPPDLSRPLTGCRFAPRCGFATDECRTTDVALTGDGHAFACLHPVTEPVTITASAGSERAASGAAEPILTVRDLVKEYDAGGAGLRRTAGRVSAVAGVSFEVKPGETLGIVGESGCGKSTVGRLVAGLEAPTGGRIVVDGTDLAGLDRRERHRVHRKVQLMFQDSYAAMNPRMRIDSILTEPLEIQQVGDAAARRARVSELLDQVGLPRRALERYPHEFSGGQLQRIGLARSLALRPRLIVADEPVSALDVSVQAQVLNLMRDLQGELGLSYVFISHDLSVVDYMADRIGVMYLGKLVEVGPAHQVVRAPRHPYTQALLDAVPSPDPGHTPSPDTTIRGELPSALDPPTGCRFRTRCPLAQDVCATEPVLEGGAHQVACHFPLRREKD is encoded by the coding sequence ATGGAGGTTCCCAGCGAGCCGCTGCTGCGGCTGCGCGGCCTCAGCACCGACATCGCGCTGCGGCGCGGCACGGTGCACGCGCTCGACCACGTCGACCTGGAGGTCCACCAGGGCGAGACGCTCGGCATCGTGGGAGAGTCGGGCAGCGGCAAGACCATGACCGTGCTGTCGGTCATGGGGCTGCTGCCCACCGGCGGCAGCGTCGTCGGCGGAGAGATCCTCTTCGACGGCCGCGACCTGCGCACGATGGAGGCGGCCGAGCTGCGCCGGGTGCGCGGCGTCGAGATGGGCATGGTCTTCCAGGACCCGCTCACCTCGCTCAACCCCACCATGCGCATCGGCGCCCAGGTCGCCGAGCCGCTGCGGGTGCACCAGGGCCTGAGCAAGGCGCAGGCGCGCGAGCGGGCGATCGAGATCCTGCGCCGGGTCGGCATGCCCCGCCCCGACAAGATCGTCGATGACTACCCGCACCAGCTCTCCGGCGGCATGCGCCAGCGGGTCGTCATCGCCATGGCGCTCATCCGCTCCCCGCGCCTGCTCATCGCCGACGAGCCCACCACGGCGCTGGACGTCACCACCCAGCGCCAGATCCTGGAACTCATCGACGACCTGCGCGAGGAGTTCAAGATGGCGGTCATCCTGGTCACCCACGACCTCGGGGTGATCGCCGGCCGCGCCGACAGGGTCGCCGTCATGTACGCGGGCCGCGTCGTCGAGACCGCCACGACCGCCGAGCTGTTCCGCGCGCCGCGCCACCGCTACACCGAGGCGCTCATGCGCGCCCTGCCGGAATCGGCTTCGGAAGGCCGCCTCTACAGCATCCCCGGCCTGCCGCCGGACCTGTCACGGCCGCTGACCGGCTGCCGCTTCGCGCCCCGCTGCGGCTTCGCCACCGACGAGTGCCGCACCACCGACGTCGCGCTCACCGGGGACGGGCACGCGTTCGCCTGCCTGCACCCGGTCACCGAGCCCGTCACCATCACGGCCTCGGCCGGCTCCGAGCGGGCCGCCTCCGGCGCCGCCGAGCCGATCCTGACCGTGCGGGACCTGGTCAAGGAGTACGACGCCGGCGGCGCAGGGCTGCGCAGGACCGCCGGCCGCGTCAGCGCCGTGGCCGGGGTGTCCTTCGAGGTCAAGCCCGGCGAGACGCTGGGCATCGTGGGCGAGTCCGGCTGCGGCAAGTCCACCGTCGGCCGCCTCGTCGCCGGCCTCGAAGCCCCCACGGGCGGCCGGATCGTCGTGGACGGCACCGACCTCGCCGGCCTGGACCGGCGCGAGCGCCACCGCGTGCACCGCAAGGTGCAGCTCATGTTCCAGGACAGCTACGCGGCCATGAACCCGCGCATGCGCATCGACTCCATCCTCACGGAGCCGCTGGAGATCCAGCAGGTCGGCGACGCCGCCGCCCGCCGCGCCCGGGTGAGCGAGCTGCTCGACCAGGTCGGGCTGCCGCGCCGGGCGCTGGAGCGCTACCCGCACGAGTTCTCCGGCGGGCAGCTGCAGCGCATCGGGCTGGCCAGGTCGCTGGCGCTGCGGCCACGGCTGATCGTGGCCGACGAGCCGGTCAGCGCGCTGGACGTGTCGGTGCAGGCGCAGGTGCTCAACCTGATGCGGGACCTCCAGGGCGAGCTGGGCCTGTCGTACGTGTTCATCAGCCACGACCTGTCCGTGGTGGACTACATGGCCGACCGCATCGGCGTGATGTACCTGGGCAAGCTGGTGGAGGTGGGCCCCGCCCACCAGGTGGTGCGCGCGCCGCGCCACCCGTACACGCAGGCCCTGCTGGACGCCGTGCCCTCGCCCGACCCCGGCCACACGCCCAGCCCGGACACGACCATCCGGGGCGAGCTGCCCAGCGCGCTCGACCCGCCGACCGGCTGCCGCTTCCGCACCCGCTGCCCGCTGGCGCAGGACGTCTGCGCCACCGAGCCCGTCCTGGAGGGCGGCGCCCACCAGGTCGCCTGCCACTTCCCCCTCCGCAGGGAGAAGGACTAG
- a CDS encoding dihydrofolate reductase family protein, whose protein sequence is MGNVIMHNVVSVDGFIADANDEVGPLFDWYYNGTVDLGGIGKVSRASADYVNPVWSRIGSMVIGRHLFDMTNGWDGRPPTGDHVVVLSHRPKPEGWHPEASYHFVDDVTRAVALARELAGERNVAVAAGEAGGQAFALGLVDEVAMDVVPVVLGSGKRYFGSVDAQHLLEDPHVVVRGDRVLHLLYRVRR, encoded by the coding sequence ATGGGTAACGTGATCATGCACAACGTCGTCTCGGTCGACGGCTTCATCGCCGACGCGAACGACGAGGTCGGCCCGCTGTTCGACTGGTACTACAACGGGACCGTCGACCTCGGCGGCATCGGCAAGGTCTCGCGGGCCTCGGCCGACTACGTCAACCCGGTCTGGTCCCGCATCGGGTCGATGGTCATCGGGCGGCACCTGTTCGACATGACCAACGGGTGGGACGGCAGGCCGCCCACGGGCGACCACGTGGTCGTGCTCTCGCACCGGCCCAAGCCCGAGGGCTGGCACCCCGAGGCGTCGTACCACTTCGTGGACGACGTGACGCGGGCGGTCGCGCTGGCCAGGGAGCTCGCGGGCGAGCGCAACGTCGCCGTCGCGGCGGGCGAGGCCGGCGGCCAGGCCTTCGCCCTCGGGCTGGTGGACGAGGTGGCGATGGACGTCGTGCCGGTGGTGCTCGGCTCGGGCAAGCGGTACTTCGGCTCCGTCGACGCCCAGCACCTGCTGGAGGACCCGCACGTGGTCGTCCGGGGCGACCGGGTCCTCCACCTGCTCTACCGCGTCCGGCGCTAG
- a CDS encoding tannase/feruloyl esterase family alpha/beta hydrolase, which translates to MKRLLAVLAAGVPLAAAICLPTSAAVAAVAAPFSCSPSISVKAPAGTTVESVTAQRREAGTVHVPPVPPLPGVDVPGVPAHCAVTVTLTHPGVGDHAKVQVWLPETGWTGRFQAVGGSAFAAGDYGAALAGAIKTGYAAATTDAGVGTYLDTTWALTSDGEVNKDLLKNFADRSQHEMTLVAKQVIATVYGKPASYSYWNGCSTGGRQGYMEAQRHPGDYDGILATAPAINWDEFEVATLWPQVVMNQEHTYPAPCELAAFNQAAIKACDPLDGVRDGVIGEPARCTYDPRKLIGKTVECDGKQETITAADATVVRKIWDGPRTPSGKKLWAGLPIGAGFDLAGTQPGPDGTRVGAPFPVPAAWVTTWLKRQPTFDLTTITYADFAKLFAQSQAEYDQIIGTDDPDLSAFRKAGGKLLSWHGQSDQLIPTQGTVDYRERVARAMGGSHRVDDFYRLFLAPGVDHCGNATSTGPVPTDALAALTAWVEQGKAPRTLSAAIKDASGKTVTRNLCLYPSVSRYTGHGDQADAASYRCAKPRH; encoded by the coding sequence ATGAAAAGACTTCTGGCCGTCCTGGCGGCCGGTGTGCCGCTGGCGGCGGCGATCTGCCTGCCGACCAGCGCCGCGGTCGCCGCGGTCGCCGCGCCGTTCAGTTGCTCGCCGTCCATCTCCGTCAAGGCTCCGGCGGGCACCACGGTGGAATCGGTGACGGCGCAGCGCCGCGAGGCGGGCACGGTGCACGTGCCGCCGGTGCCGCCGCTGCCGGGCGTGGACGTCCCGGGCGTGCCGGCGCACTGCGCGGTCACCGTCACCCTCACCCACCCCGGCGTCGGCGACCACGCCAAGGTGCAGGTCTGGCTGCCCGAGACGGGCTGGACCGGCCGGTTCCAGGCGGTCGGCGGCAGCGCCTTCGCCGCCGGCGACTACGGCGCCGCCCTGGCCGGCGCGATCAAGACCGGCTACGCCGCCGCCACCACCGACGCCGGCGTCGGCACCTACCTCGACACCACCTGGGCCCTGACCAGCGACGGCGAGGTGAACAAGGACCTGCTGAAGAACTTCGCCGACCGCTCCCAGCACGAGATGACCCTGGTCGCCAAGCAGGTCATCGCCACGGTCTACGGCAAGCCCGCCTCCTACTCCTACTGGAACGGCTGCTCCACCGGCGGCCGCCAGGGCTACATGGAGGCCCAGCGCCACCCCGGCGACTACGACGGCATCCTGGCCACCGCCCCGGCCATCAACTGGGACGAGTTCGAAGTCGCCACCCTGTGGCCCCAGGTCGTGATGAACCAGGAGCACACCTACCCCGCTCCGTGCGAACTCGCCGCCTTCAACCAGGCCGCCATCAAGGCCTGCGACCCGCTCGACGGCGTCCGCGACGGCGTCATCGGCGAGCCCGCCCGGTGCACCTACGACCCGCGCAAGCTCATCGGCAAGACCGTCGAATGCGACGGCAAGCAGGAGACCATCACCGCCGCCGACGCCACCGTCGTCCGCAAGATCTGGGACGGCCCGCGCACCCCGTCCGGCAAGAAGCTCTGGGCCGGCCTGCCCATCGGCGCCGGCTTCGACCTGGCCGGCACCCAGCCCGGCCCGGACGGCACCCGCGTCGGCGCCCCGTTCCCGGTCCCGGCCGCCTGGGTCACCACCTGGCTCAAGCGCCAGCCCACCTTCGACCTGACCACGATCACCTACGCCGACTTCGCCAAGCTGTTCGCCCAGTCCCAGGCCGAATACGACCAGATCATCGGCACCGACGACCCGGACCTGTCGGCGTTCCGCAAGGCCGGCGGCAAGCTCCTGTCCTGGCACGGCCAGTCCGACCAGCTCATCCCCACCCAGGGGACCGTGGACTACCGCGAGCGGGTGGCCCGCGCGATGGGCGGCTCGCACCGCGTCGACGACTTCTACCGGCTGTTCCTCGCGCCGGGTGTCGACCACTGCGGCAACGCCACCAGCACCGGCCCCGTGCCCACCGACGCCCTGGCCGCCCTGACCGCCTGGGTCGAGCAGGGCAAGGCCCCGCGGACGCTGAGCGCCGCCATCAAGGACGCCTCCGGCAAGACGGTCACCAGGAACCTGTGCCTGTACCCGTCCGTCTCCCGCTACACCGGCCACGGCGACCAGGCCGACGCGGCGAGCTACCGGTGCGCGAAGCCCCGGCACTGA
- a CDS encoding alpha/beta hydrolase: MNPTPVVFIHGAWLHALSWKPWAERFSSLGYAVSAPLRPGEPATPAEARRQPESSRELGLDALTEHYAGIVRSFDTPPVLVGHSVGGLIAQHLLGTDLGRAAVAIAPVPVNQVPREPWPATLDAALFRRLFANAVTQEESAHLFARHAVPAPARLLAELGGGPHPRAEVNTGNTGRGPLLLISGQEDRLVPDSVTRAVYKLYGDSTAVTGLKQFPDRGHSMVLDSGWRAVADYVLRWLAERGLGA, encoded by the coding sequence GTGAACCCCACTCCCGTCGTCTTCATCCACGGCGCGTGGCTGCACGCGCTGTCCTGGAAGCCGTGGGCGGAGCGCTTCTCCAGTCTCGGCTACGCCGTCTCCGCGCCGCTCAGGCCGGGGGAGCCCGCCACGCCGGCGGAGGCCCGCCGGCAGCCGGAAAGCTCGCGCGAGCTGGGGCTCGACGCCCTCACCGAGCACTACGCGGGCATCGTACGCTCCTTCGACACCCCGCCCGTGCTGGTCGGTCACTCGGTGGGCGGGCTGATCGCGCAGCACCTCCTCGGCACCGACCTCGGGCGGGCCGCGGTCGCCATCGCGCCCGTCCCCGTGAACCAGGTCCCGCGCGAGCCGTGGCCCGCGACGCTCGACGCGGCGCTGTTCCGCCGGCTGTTCGCCAACGCGGTCACCCAGGAGGAATCGGCACACCTCTTCGCCCGGCACGCCGTTCCCGCGCCGGCCCGGCTGCTGGCCGAGCTGGGCGGCGGCCCGCACCCGCGCGCCGAGGTGAACACGGGCAACACCGGCCGCGGCCCGCTGCTGCTGATCTCGGGGCAGGAGGACCGGCTGGTGCCCGACTCCGTCACCCGCGCGGTGTACAAGCTGTACGGCGACTCGACGGCGGTGACCGGGCTCAAGCAGTTCCCCGACCGGGGCCACTCCATGGTTCTCGACAGCGGCTGGCGGGCGGTCGCGGACTACGTCCTGCGCTGGCTCGCCGAACGGGGCCTCGGTGCCTGA